The proteins below are encoded in one region of Sulfitobacter sp. SK012:
- the obgE gene encoding GTPase ObgE gives MKFLDLCKVYIRSGAGGGGCVSFRREKYIEYGGPDGGDGGGGGSVWAEAVDGLNTLIDFRYQQHFFARNGQPGMGKQRTGKDGEDIILLVPVGTEVLDEDQETVIADMTELGQRVELARGGNGGFGNLHFKSATNQAPRRANAGQDGVERTLWLRLKLIADVGLLGMPNAGKSTFLAATSNARPKIADYPFTTLHPNLGVVGVDNTEFVVADIPGLIQGAHEGRGIGDRFLGHVERCAVLLHLVDGTSETVAEDYQTIITELEAYGGELAQKPRITVLNKIDALDEEEQATALKDLEKASRGPVMQMSGVAQTGVTDVLRMLRGQIDDDRLRMLPVQEEAPWRP, from the coding sequence ATGAAGTTTCTCGACCTGTGCAAAGTCTACATTCGTTCTGGCGCTGGCGGCGGCGGCTGCGTGTCGTTTCGGCGTGAAAAATACATCGAATATGGCGGACCTGATGGCGGTGATGGCGGCGGCGGCGGCTCTGTTTGGGCCGAAGCGGTTGATGGCTTAAACACGCTCATTGATTTCCGCTACCAGCAGCACTTTTTTGCTCGCAACGGTCAGCCCGGCATGGGCAAGCAGCGTACCGGCAAAGATGGTGAAGATATCATTCTGCTGGTGCCAGTCGGCACCGAAGTGCTGGATGAAGACCAAGAGACAGTGATCGCTGACATGACCGAGCTTGGCCAACGGGTCGAGCTGGCGCGCGGTGGTAATGGCGGTTTCGGGAACCTGCATTTCAAATCAGCCACCAACCAAGCGCCACGCCGCGCCAACGCCGGTCAGGACGGCGTAGAACGCACGCTGTGGCTGCGGCTTAAGCTGATCGCCGATGTTGGCCTGTTGGGCATGCCCAATGCAGGCAAATCGACGTTTTTGGCAGCCACGTCAAACGCGCGGCCCAAGATTGCGGATTACCCGTTTACCACCTTGCATCCGAATTTGGGAGTTGTTGGCGTCGATAATACCGAATTCGTGGTCGCCGACATCCCCGGCCTCATTCAAGGTGCCCATGAAGGCCGCGGCATTGGTGACCGGTTCTTAGGCCATGTAGAGCGTTGCGCTGTCTTGTTGCATCTGGTCGATGGTACTTCTGAGACCGTCGCGGAGGATTACCAAACGATCATCACGGAACTCGAAGCCTACGGTGGTGAGCTGGCACAAAAGCCGCGCATAACCGTGCTAAATAAGATCGACGCGCTGGATGAAGAAGAGCAGGCAACTGCCTTAAAAGATTTGGAAAAAGCCAGCCGCGGACCCGTGATGCAGATGTCAGGTGTCGCACAAACCGGCGTTACAGATGTGCTGCGGATGTTGCGTGGTCAGATTGATGATGATCGCTTGCGCATGCTTCCCGTGCAGGAGGAAGCGCCGTGGCGTCCCTAA
- the proB gene encoding glutamate 5-kinase — MASLTAAKRIVIKIGSALLVDRSTGALRGDWLVSLAQDVAWLKGLGKDVVLVSSGSIALGRGVLGMPATTLPLEQSQAAAAVGQIRLARAYEEALAPHGITTAQVLVTLEDSSDRRRYLNSRATLETLLGLGVVPIVNENDTVATDEIRFGDNDRLAAQIAVTVGADTLVLLSDVDGFYTANPAEDAGATRFAVIEAITPQIEAMAGDAGSGLSKGGMKTKLMAARTATAAGCAMAICEGSAVNPLQTLESGANATWFPAQTDPQAARKRWIAAMKPRGSVTLDAGAVAALDRGKSLLPAGITDVAGPFERGDAVALLGPDGHSVGFGLARYSSTEAVQIKGHQSAEISVILGYPGRAAMIHRDDMAI; from the coding sequence GTGGCGTCCCTAACGGCGGCCAAACGTATTGTCATCAAAATAGGCTCGGCGCTGCTGGTAGACCGGTCTACGGGTGCTTTGCGTGGTGATTGGTTGGTTTCTTTAGCGCAGGATGTCGCGTGGCTTAAAGGGTTGGGCAAGGATGTTGTTCTGGTGTCCTCGGGTTCTATTGCGTTGGGACGCGGAGTTTTGGGGATGCCCGCAACGACGCTACCGCTTGAACAATCACAGGCCGCGGCCGCCGTCGGTCAGATCCGCCTCGCGCGTGCCTATGAAGAAGCACTGGCTCCGCATGGAATTACCACAGCACAGGTTTTGGTCACGCTGGAAGACAGTTCAGATCGCCGCCGTTATCTCAACAGCCGCGCCACGCTCGAGACGCTTCTGGGCCTTGGGGTTGTGCCGATTGTGAATGAAAACGACACGGTTGCGACCGACGAAATCCGCTTTGGCGACAATGACCGACTGGCCGCTCAGATTGCGGTGACAGTTGGCGCGGACACGTTGGTTTTGTTGTCGGACGTGGATGGGTTTTACACAGCCAATCCCGCTGAAGATGCGGGCGCCACGCGTTTTGCCGTGATTGAAGCCATCACGCCGCAGATCGAAGCGATGGCGGGTGATGCCGGATCAGGTCTCAGCAAAGGTGGCATGAAAACCAAACTTATGGCAGCGCGCACGGCCACGGCCGCCGGTTGCGCAATGGCCATATGCGAAGGATCGGCCGTGAACCCCTTGCAAACATTAGAGAGTGGCGCGAACGCCACGTGGTTCCCCGCTCAGACGGATCCACAAGCCGCGCGTAAACGCTGGATTGCGGCGATGAAGCCTCGCGGGTCTGTCACACTGGATGCGGGGGCTGTTGCCGCGTTGGACCGGGGAAAATCGCTTCTTCCAGCGGGAATTACGGATGTGGCCGGCCCGTTTGAGCGCGGCGATGCTGTCGCTTTACTGGGCCCCGACGGGCATAGCGTCGGCTTTGGGCTTGCCCGTTATTCTTCAACGGAGGCCGTGCAAATCAAAGGCCATCAAAGCGCTGAGATATCGGTGATCCTTGGCTATCCGGGGCGTGCGGCGATGATTCACCGTGATGATATGGCGATCTAG
- a CDS encoding glutamate-5-semialdehyde dehydrogenase yields the protein MTENNITQMMADIGTRAKAAAAELGFATAERKYAALIGAAENVWASRGTILEANVKDLAYGREKGLSPAMMDRLMLDEDRVRSIVSGLRSVAEQRDPVGEVMEEWDRPSGLHIKRVRTPLGVIGVIYESRPNVTADAGALCLKAGNAVILRGGSESFHSSSALHACLQQGLRDANLPEDAIQLVPTRDRAAVSAMLTMTDTIDVIVPRGGKGLVGLVQREARVPVFAHLEGIVHIYVDKDADPEKVLKVVINAKTRRTGICGAAECLLIHKDVADTIGKDTIRALVDAGVRVHADVEFQTLVGVIAAQEDDWGKEYLDMDIAARVVPDIDAAIAHIRTYGSNHTDCILTEDTAAVERFMTRLDSAILIHNASTQFADGAEFGMGAEIGIATGKMHARGPVGATQLTSFKYLVTGDGTVRP from the coding sequence ATGACAGAAAACAATATTACACAGATGATGGCCGATATTGGCACGCGCGCAAAAGCTGCAGCCGCTGAGCTGGGTTTCGCCACGGCAGAGCGCAAGTATGCCGCCTTGATCGGTGCCGCAGAAAACGTTTGGGCTTCGCGCGGAACTATTCTGGAGGCTAATGTCAAAGACCTAGCATATGGCCGTGAGAAAGGCCTAAGCCCAGCGATGATGGACCGGTTGATGCTGGATGAAGACCGTGTGCGCAGCATTGTTAGCGGGTTGCGCAGCGTTGCAGAACAACGCGATCCTGTTGGCGAAGTCATGGAGGAGTGGGACCGGCCTTCAGGCTTGCATATCAAGCGCGTCCGGACGCCGCTTGGGGTTATTGGGGTGATCTACGAATCCCGACCTAATGTGACTGCCGATGCAGGTGCACTGTGCCTCAAAGCGGGAAATGCAGTGATACTGCGCGGCGGCTCAGAGAGCTTTCATTCATCAAGTGCTTTGCATGCCTGCCTGCAACAGGGGCTGCGCGACGCGAACCTGCCTGAAGATGCCATTCAACTGGTGCCAACCCGCGACCGGGCTGCCGTCAGTGCAATGCTTACCATGACCGATACCATTGATGTGATCGTCCCGCGTGGCGGTAAAGGTCTGGTAGGGCTGGTACAACGCGAGGCACGGGTGCCCGTGTTTGCCCATCTTGAAGGCATTGTGCATATTTATGTCGACAAAGATGCCGACCCTGAAAAAGTCCTGAAAGTGGTGATCAACGCCAAAACGCGGCGGACTGGTATTTGCGGGGCCGCAGAATGCTTGCTGATCCACAAGGATGTGGCCGACACCATTGGCAAAGACACCATCCGCGCTTTGGTCGATGCCGGCGTGCGCGTGCATGCTGACGTTGAATTTCAGACGTTGGTCGGTGTGATTGCGGCGCAAGAGGACGACTGGGGTAAGGAATACCTTGATATGGATATTGCCGCGCGTGTTGTGCCTGACATTGACGCAGCAATTGCGCATATCCGGACCTATGGCTCCAACCACACGGATTGCATTCTGACCGAAGATACGGCCGCGGTTGAGCGGTTTATGACTCGGCTCGACAGCGCGATCTTGATCCACAATGCGTCAACACAATTTGCCGATGGTGCTGAATTCGGGATGGGCGCAGAGATTGGGATTGCCACAGGCAAAATGCATGCGCGCGGCCCGGTGGGGGCAACGC